The DNA sequence GGACGGCCAGCCCGTCGGTGACCGCGGAGGCGGGACACATCTCGACGTACTCGTCCCGCACCCTGCCCATGCCACTGCCGGCGTGGGTGACGAACGGGTGGACCGTCGTACCGTTCAGGCCGGCGCCCTCGACGAAGGTGCGCATGATCATCGGCGCACGCACGTTCCACACCGGGCCGCCGAGCAGCACGGCGTCGTAGCCGGCGAGGTCGGGCAGCGGGTTCGCGATGGCGGGGCGGGCGTCGTCCTGCTGCTCGCGCACGTTGCGGTCGACGGTCTGCTCGTAGTCCTCGGGGTAGGGGTTGGCGGCCTCGATCTCGTAGACGTCGAGGTCCGCACCGTCGACGATCCGCTCGATCGTCGCGGCGACCACCTTGGTGTTGCCCACGTCGAGCATCGTCCGGTCGCCGTGGTGGTAGTTCTCCCCAGCCCGCGAGAAGTAGGCCAGGAGCACGCGCGACGACGTCGGCTCAGCGGGCCGCGGCGACGTCGTCGGGCCGGGTGAGGCGGGCCCCGACGACGAGGGCGCCGTCGAGGTCGCGGTGTCGGGCCCAGGTGGGGAGCAGGCCGCCGCCAGCAACACCCCGCCGATGGCCAGGCCTGCCCGCAGTACGGTGCGGCGGTCGACCGCCACGGCCGGCTCCGCCAGCCCGCGCATCACGCCTCGGGGATCTCGCGGCCGAAGGTCCCCAGCGTGATGGCATCCGGTTCCGGCCCGCGGCGCACACCGGTGTCCAGCGCGTCGATCGCCGCCAGCTCGTCGCCGGTGAGCTCGAAGTCGAAGACGTCGAAGTTCTCGGCGATGCGGGCCGGCTTGGTGGACTTGGGGATGGCCGAACGACCCTGCTGCAGGTGCCAGCGCAGCATGACCTGCGCGGCGCTCTTGTCGTGCTCCTTCGCGATGGCGACGATCGTCGGGTCGTCGAAGGTGCGCGAGCCGGCCCCGCGGTAGGCGGTGATGCCACCGATGGGCGACCACGCCTGGGAGAGGACCTGGTGGGCGGCGTTCGCCGCCAGCACGTCGGACTGGCGGAAGTAGGGGTGGACCTCGATCTGGTTGACGGCCGGCACCACGCTCGTCTCGGCCAGCAGGCGCTCCAGGTGGGTGCGCATGAAGTTGGAGACGCCGATGGCCCGGACCTTGCCGTCGGCCTGCAGTTGCTCCAGCGCCCGGTAGGCCTCGACCGTGAGGTCGAACCGGGACGGCAGGGCCTGGTGCAGGATCAGCAGGTCGATCTGCTCCAGGCCCAG is a window from the Xylanimonas ulmi genome containing:
- a CDS encoding flavodoxin, translating into MAVDRRTVLRAGLAIGGVLLAAACSPPGPDTATSTAPSSSGPASPGPTTSPRPAEPTSSRVLLAYFSRAGENYHHGDRTMLDVGNTKVVAATIERIVDGADLDVYEIEAANPYPEDYEQTVDRNVREQQDDARPAIANPLPDLAGYDAVLLGGPVWNVRAPMIMRTFVEGAGLNGTTVHPFVTHAGSGMGRVRDEYVEMCPASAVTDGLAVRGEEAREVEPSVTDWLRGLGLPAVRARRNQPLAGPRAERM
- a CDS encoding aldo/keto reductase, coding for MTVPTRTLNIGVELPALGFGVFQTTPEETLDAVTEALRVGYRHIDTAAAYGNEREVGEAIRRSGVDRSDVFVETKVWISDYGYDATLHAFDKSAGKLGLEQIDLLILHQALPSRFDLTVEAYRALEQLQADGKVRAIGVSNFMRTHLERLLAETSVVPAVNQIEVHPYFRQSDVLAANAAHQVLSQAWSPIGGITAYRGAGSRTFDDPTIVAIAKEHDKSAAQVMLRWHLQQGRSAIPKSTKPARIAENFDVFDFELTGDELAAIDALDTGVRRGPEPDAITLGTFGREIPEA